The stretch of DNA TTCCGCACTCGGCGACCAATCTGATCCTCAAGGAGTGGCGCGCCAATCTGGACTCCCCCGGGGCCATTGTGCGCATTGAGAATATCATGGGCGACAGCGCCCAGCGTGTGCCGCAGAACGCTCTGCGCCTGTTTCTCAACGATGACCGCATCCGCTTTCAGAATCCCATCCATGAGGATGTGAGCGGCTCCATCTATCGGCATTGGCCGCAAACGCCGTTGCCGCGTCTGCCCATCACCATTCTGCATCACGGCTATGCGGCGGGGCGTAATCAGGAGAAGTTGCAGCGCAATATGGAGATTTTGGGCAAATGGGCCGACGCCGAGCCGGATTACCCCTTCGCCCAATATAAATACGGCAAGAACCTGCTCCATGTGGGGCGCGCGCAAGAGGCGTGGCGCTATCTGCAACGCGCGGTGACGTTGATCAACAACGATGCGCAGCCTGCAACCTACGCTTTTTTGGATGCGCTCGTTGAAGATTATCGTGAGGCGGCGCAACTCTTGGGAATTAAAGAGAAAGTTCCTTTGCGTCTGATCGAGGCGCTGCGTTTGCAGGATCGGTAAGCGCGGTGCGGAACCCTGAATTTTCATTATCTTATTGAAAATCAGCCCCGGGTCCATTTAACATACATCCACATAACCGACACGATTCGGCGGGATCAGTCGAAACGTCCTCGTCGCTCGAGAGGCTCAGGGTTGAGCGCGCCTCGGGCGAGTGTAAACAGATTGGGTGACTGATTATGG from Magnetofaba australis IT-1 encodes:
- a CDS encoding glycosyltransferase family 2 protein; the encoded protein is MSLITAQERPAGLSAIIIGRNEAANLPRCLGALGGVVDEIVYVDTGSTDDSAQIAESSAARVFHRPWDDDFSAAKNHAIAQAKFRWLLSLDCDEELVPHSATNLILKEWRANLDSPGAIVRIENIMGDSAQRVPQNALRLFLNDDRIRFQNPIHEDVSGSIYRHWPQTPLPRLPITILHHGYAAGRNQEKLQRNMEILGKWADAEPDYPFAQYKYGKNLLHVGRAQEAWRYLQRAVTLINNDAQPATYAFLDALVEDYREAAQLLGIKEKVPLRLIEALRLQDR